Proteins from one Ahaetulla prasina isolate Xishuangbanna chromosome 2, ASM2864084v1, whole genome shotgun sequence genomic window:
- the LOC131191432 gene encoding resistin-like has protein sequence MKKLFIFLLFTVLLSEKYANTQTCEVDSVIELKTKKLIDSAVSSFLSRIQMACQDVLGQGAFATCPSGFIPTSCACGMGCGSWDVRQNSVCHCQCARIDWTSARCCKIFLT, from the exons ATGAAGAAACTCTTCATATTCCTACTGTTTACTGTGTTGCTTTCTGAAAAATATGCAAATACTCAGACATGTGAAGTTGATAGCGTGATTGAATTGAAGACTAAGAAACTAATTGATTCTGCAG TGTCTTCCTTCCTGTCAAGGATCCAGATGGCTTGCCAAGATGTGCTTGGTCAAGGTGCTTTTGCCACTTGTCCATCAG gTTTTATACCCACTTCATGTGCCTGTGGAATGGGTTGTGGATCTTGGGATGTTCGTCAAAATTCAGTTTGTCACTGTCAATGTGCCCGTATTGACTGGACTTCAGCTCGGTGCTGCAAAATCTTTCTTACCTGA